A window of the Deltaproteobacteria bacterium genome harbors these coding sequences:
- a CDS encoding sigma-70 family RNA polymerase sigma factor has translation MVRSACPADEAEWARAAAGGDKAAFARLVEKHKQSIHGLCFRLLGGGEEARDAAQEAFVRAYTGIRDFDPRQPFAAWVLRIARNHCIDLLRRRRPMLTLAAEGRSDEGPETGVAPELPDHFAVSGEQRVQEEEAQRDLERAVAALPPRYREVIALFHIQHKSYVEIAQALGVPMGTVMTWLHRARKELKAQLSEHLS, from the coding sequence CTGGTCCGCTCCGCCTGCCCCGCCGACGAGGCGGAGTGGGCGCGCGCCGCCGCCGGCGGTGACAAGGCCGCGTTTGCGCGCCTGGTGGAGAAGCACAAGCAGTCCATCCACGGTCTCTGCTTCCGGCTCCTCGGCGGAGGCGAAGAGGCGCGCGACGCTGCCCAGGAGGCGTTCGTCCGCGCCTACACCGGCATCCGCGATTTCGATCCGCGCCAGCCCTTCGCCGCCTGGGTCCTGCGAATCGCGCGGAACCACTGCATCGATCTCCTCCGCCGCCGCCGGCCGATGCTGACGCTGGCCGCGGAAGGCCGGAGCGACGAGGGACCCGAGACCGGCGTCGCTCCGGAGCTTCCCGACCACTTCGCCGTCTCCGGCGAGCAGCGGGTCCAGGAAGAGGAAGCGCAGCGCGACCTGGAGCGCGCCGTCGCCGCGCTGCCGCCGCGCTACCGCGAGGTGATTGCGCTCTTTCACATCCAGCATAAAAGCTACGTCGAGATCGCGCAGGCGCTGGGGGTGCCGATGGGCACCGTCATGACCTGGTTGCACCGCGCGCGCAAGGAGCTGAAGGCGCAGCTGTCGGAGCACCTCTCATGA